One Nicotiana tomentosiformis chromosome 4, ASM39032v3, whole genome shotgun sequence genomic window carries:
- the LOC138909293 gene encoding uncharacterized protein has protein sequence MAAIRPVRANFSFRSHDSRMGVMCVGTLVIRRHFPRLLSNRSQPNSRAIIPAPVDPPPTRPAKGRGQAVRGGGQTVRGGDQRGMACPRDVVHTGGAQPRFYAFPTRPEVLSSDAVITGIVPVFHRDVSVLFDPGSTYSYVSSYFSSYLVVPRDSLSALMCVSTPMGDFVMVDHVYHSCVVTIESPETSVDLLLLDMVDFDVILGMD, from the coding sequence atggCGGCTATCCGACCCGTTCGGGCTAACTTCAGCTTCAGAAGCCATGacagcaggatgggtgttatgtgtgtgggaacattggtcatcaGGAGGCAtttccctaggttgttgagtaacagatctcagccaaattctcgtgccatcataccggcaccggttgatCCACCGCCCACCCGACCAGCTAAGGGCAggggtcaggctgttagaggtggaggtcagactgttagaggtggagaccaacgAGGTATGGCTTGTCCCAGAGATGTAGTCCACactggtggggcccagccccgattttatgcttttccaactagACCTGAGGTCTTGTCATCCgacgccgtgatcacaggtattgttccagttttccatagagatgtttcagttttatttgatccaggatctacttattcctatgtgtcctcctacttttcttcatatttggttgtgcctcgtgattctttgagtgctcttatgTGTGTGTCCACACCGATGGGAGATTTTGTTatggtagatcatgtttatcattcgtgtgtagtTACTATTGAGAGTCctgagactagcgtagatcttctacttcttgatatggttgattttgatgtcatattgggtatggattag